A window of the Pantoea sp. Lij88 genome harbors these coding sequences:
- a CDS encoding LacI family DNA-binding transcriptional regulator: MAKFTLKQIAAQSGLSLATIDRALHQRGNVHARTQHRIQQAIADLELMQKAGLARGRTLYFDVIMHTPDRFQPLIREALSSQIASFAAFRLQLRFHFGAHLTAEAINALLNKKAFHSHGVILKAACCGELNPTIESLLKQRVPVVTMMSDLPDSARLRYIGMDNFDAGKVAAFLMSKWLRVSRSHIVAVTGSRDFIGEQERIEGFQRAMKQFAPQHQVSVVAGGYGIDERMHQSVSQFLQSHPDVDAVYTVGGGNPGILRAFAEQKRQVHACIGHDLDQENCALLQSGKIDALIEHNLQLDALHAFRTLLEFHGFLPASEPPAPYSKINIITRYNMTA; this comes from the coding sequence ATGGCTAAATTCACCCTGAAACAGATCGCTGCCCAGTCGGGCCTCAGCCTGGCCACCATCGATCGTGCCCTGCATCAGCGAGGCAACGTGCATGCCCGCACGCAGCACCGCATCCAGCAGGCGATAGCGGACCTGGAACTGATGCAAAAAGCGGGGCTGGCCAGGGGAAGAACGCTTTACTTCGACGTCATCATGCATACCCCGGACCGCTTTCAGCCACTGATACGTGAGGCGCTCAGCAGTCAGATTGCCAGCTTTGCGGCCTTCAGACTTCAGCTGCGTTTCCACTTCGGCGCGCATCTCACCGCGGAAGCGATCAATGCGCTGCTGAACAAAAAAGCGTTTCACAGTCACGGCGTCATTCTGAAAGCGGCCTGTTGCGGCGAGCTTAACCCCACGATTGAGTCACTGCTGAAACAACGTGTTCCGGTGGTCACCATGATGAGCGATTTACCCGACAGCGCACGCCTGCGCTATATCGGCATGGATAATTTTGATGCCGGTAAGGTGGCGGCATTTCTGATGTCTAAATGGCTGCGGGTGAGCCGGTCGCATATCGTGGCAGTAACCGGCAGTCGCGATTTCATTGGCGAACAGGAGAGGATTGAGGGTTTTCAGCGAGCGATGAAGCAGTTTGCCCCCCAGCATCAGGTGAGTGTGGTAGCAGGCGGGTATGGCATTGATGAGCGGATGCATCAGTCGGTATCGCAGTTTCTGCAGAGCCATCCGGATGTGGATGCGGTCTATACGGTCGGCGGCGGCAATCCCGGCATACTGCGCGCGTTTGCTGAACAAAAGCGCCAGGTGCATGCCTGCATCGGTCACGATCTCGATCAGGAGAATTGTGCCCTGCTGCAGTCCGGTAAAATTGATGCGCTCATCGAGCATAATTTACAGCTCGATGCGCTGCACGCCTTCAGAACGCTGCTGGAGTTTCATGGCTTTCTGCCTGCATCAGAACCGCCTGCGCCCTACTCCAAAATCAACATCATCACCCGATACAACATGACGGCCTGA
- a CDS encoding cupin domain-containing protein: MKIIASGSQPSRKGPADYFTGTVRIDAPFQATEPARVGGATVTFEPGARTAWHTHPLGQTLIITQGQGWIQCEGEAIQVMNTGDIVWIPENVKHWHGATPDNAMTHIAIAESLNGSPVDWLEHVTDQQYQR; this comes from the coding sequence ATGAAAATTATCGCCAGCGGTTCGCAACCTTCCCGTAAAGGGCCAGCAGACTATTTTACCGGCACGGTCAGGATTGATGCACCCTTCCAGGCAACAGAGCCTGCCCGCGTGGGTGGGGCGACGGTGACCTTTGAACCGGGCGCCCGAACCGCCTGGCATACTCATCCGCTGGGGCAGACCCTGATCATCACGCAGGGTCAGGGCTGGATCCAGTGTGAGGGTGAGGCCATTCAGGTGATGAATACCGGAGACATCGTCTGGATCCCGGAGAATGTGAAGCACTGGCATGGCGCAACGCCGGATAACGCCATGACGCACATTGCTATCGCTGAGTCACTGAATGGCTCGCCGGTTGACTGGCTGGAGCACGTCACCGATCAGCAATATCAGCGCTGA
- a CDS encoding LysR family transcriptional regulator, protein MNTDKNALEVFVIVAQTRNFRLAAEQLGVTRPAISQSLRRLEDRLNITLMQRTTRSVQLTEAGQQLYAEVAPAISQLNRAVTDIAELAAEPRGQLRLAISSIAERMLGGELLASFITAYPQVELDITVTDEEFDIVGQGYDAGVRLGEVIAQDMIAVPVSTAQRQVAVASPAYLARAGTPHHPEELVNHRCIGWRKGPGLAPYRWEFAERGREFDVAVNPQLTTNDMGVMIRTACAGGGISFGMEETFQPYIARGELVTLLDEWLPAFAGFYLYFPSRKNLAPKLRALIDHVRL, encoded by the coding sequence ATGAATACCGATAAAAATGCTCTCGAAGTTTTTGTGATTGTGGCGCAGACCCGAAATTTCCGGCTGGCAGCAGAACAGCTGGGCGTCACGCGTCCGGCGATCAGTCAGAGTCTGCGGCGGCTGGAAGACCGGCTGAACATCACGCTGATGCAGCGCACCACGCGCTCGGTGCAGCTGACCGAAGCCGGACAGCAGCTCTATGCCGAGGTGGCGCCAGCTATCAGCCAGCTCAACCGCGCCGTCACCGATATCGCGGAACTGGCGGCTGAGCCGCGCGGCCAGCTGCGGCTGGCGATCTCCTCAATTGCGGAGCGGATGCTGGGGGGAGAGCTGCTGGCGAGCTTTATTACCGCTTATCCGCAGGTGGAGCTGGATATCACCGTCACCGATGAGGAATTTGATATTGTCGGGCAGGGCTATGACGCGGGCGTGCGGCTGGGCGAAGTGATTGCGCAGGATATGATTGCGGTGCCGGTTTCCACCGCGCAGCGTCAGGTCGCGGTGGCGTCCCCTGCCTATCTGGCGCGGGCAGGCACGCCGCACCATCCCGAAGAGCTGGTGAATCATCGCTGCATCGGCTGGCGAAAAGGTCCGGGCCTGGCGCCTTATCGCTGGGAGTTCGCGGAGCGAGGACGTGAGTTTGATGTCGCCGTCAATCCGCAGCTCACCACCAATGACATGGGGGTGATGATTCGCACCGCCTGCGCGGGAGGCGGCATCAGTTTTGGCATGGAAGAAACTTTCCAGCCGTATATTGCGCGTGGCGAACTGGTGACTTTACTGGATGAGTGGCTGCCCGCCTTCGCCGGGTTCTATCTCTATTTCCCCAGCCGTAAAAACCTGGCCCCAAAGCTAAGGGCGCTGATCGATCACGTCAGGCTGTGA
- a CDS encoding SDR family oxidoreductase, producing the protein MTQKVILITGASSGIGAGIARELAKTDAILLLGARRENRLAALAEELRFSGSEVAIKALDVTRRDDVALFVDYALEKWGRVDVMINNAGIMPLSPMASLRVEEWDQMIDVNIKGVLYGIAAVLPAMLAHQRGHIINIASIGALAVSPTAAVYCATKFAVRAISDGLRQENSQLRVTCVHPGVVESELASTITDPTAAEAMQHYRAIALQPDAIGRAVRYAIEQPEEVDVNEIVVRPTRTQQ; encoded by the coding sequence ATGACTCAGAAAGTGATTTTAATTACCGGCGCATCAAGCGGTATTGGTGCTGGCATCGCACGTGAACTGGCCAAAACGGATGCCATTCTGCTGCTGGGCGCGCGGCGCGAAAACCGTCTGGCCGCGCTGGCTGAAGAGCTGCGTTTCAGTGGCTCGGAAGTGGCAATTAAAGCGCTGGATGTCACGCGACGCGACGATGTGGCGCTGTTCGTGGATTATGCGCTGGAGAAATGGGGCCGGGTGGATGTGATGATCAACAACGCAGGCATTATGCCCCTGTCACCGATGGCGTCGCTGCGGGTGGAAGAGTGGGATCAGATGATCGATGTGAACATCAAAGGGGTGCTCTATGGCATCGCGGCAGTGCTGCCGGCCATGCTGGCCCACCAGCGCGGTCACATCATCAATATCGCTTCCATCGGGGCGCTGGCGGTCTCGCCCACTGCGGCCGTTTACTGCGCCACCAAGTTTGCGGTACGGGCAATTTCCGACGGCCTGCGGCAGGAGAACAGCCAGCTGCGGGTGACCTGTGTTCATCCCGGTGTGGTCGAGAGCGAGCTGGCGTCCACGATTACCGATCCGACAGCTGCCGAGGCAATGCAGCATTATCGCGCCATTGCGCTGCAGCCGGACGCCATCGGTCGCGCCGTCCGCTACGCCATAGAGCAGCCTGAAGAGGTGGATGTGAATGAAATCGTGGTGCGGCCAACCCGCACGCAGCAGTAA
- a CDS encoding YoaK family protein produces the protein MLIKKKKVRSHTEDRLLALVLATTAGILNAMALGAFGFFPSHMTGNTSQISQEVTTSDLHTMLFLMALIIAFVLGCTVARLAVVVGIRHKLRTIFCLIILAEGAALTAASIFELVFYRPSFNGEVLVMLGFLMGIHNATSTQLSNGRVRSTHITGTLTDAGIALGSWIFAHTSHAVHLETDDRRFFQKVLHTHLTTVFSFLSGCIAGLLLFKAYGFNAMVGLGVFLMLVALTAIAVTVQRTRRSLY, from the coding sequence GTGCTGATAAAAAAGAAGAAAGTTCGTTCGCATACCGAAGACCGACTGCTGGCGCTGGTGCTGGCCACCACGGCCGGCATCCTTAATGCCATGGCGCTGGGCGCGTTTGGATTTTTCCCGTCGCATATGACAGGGAATACCTCGCAGATCTCCCAGGAAGTGACGACCAGCGACCTTCACACCATGCTGTTTTTAATGGCACTGATTATTGCCTTTGTGCTGGGCTGTACCGTTGCCCGACTGGCGGTGGTGGTGGGGATCAGACATAAGTTACGCACCATATTCTGTCTGATCATTCTGGCCGAAGGCGCGGCGCTCACGGCGGCCTCGATCTTTGAGCTCGTGTTCTACCGGCCGAGTTTCAACGGGGAAGTGCTGGTGATGCTGGGCTTTTTAATGGGCATTCACAATGCAACCTCGACGCAGCTCTCCAATGGCCGTGTCAGATCGACGCACATCACCGGCACGCTGACCGATGCGGGCATTGCGCTGGGTTCCTGGATCTTTGCTCACACGTCGCACGCTGTGCATCTTGAAACCGATGACCGTCGCTTCTTCCAGAAGGTCCTTCATACCCATCTGACGACAGTATTCTCCTTCCTGAGCGGCTGTATTGCCGGTCTGCTGCTGTTTAAAGCCTATGGCTTTAACGCGATGGTGGGTCTGGGTGTGTTTCTGATGCTGGTGGCACTGACGGCTATTGCCGTCACCGTCCAGCGCACCCGCCGAAGCCTCTACTGA
- a CDS encoding DHCW motif cupin fold protein, with translation MKIDNLPFGLTQWDQVEETIHPGDQGQATWRTVKFNDIRVRMVDYSPGYVADHRCTKGHILLCMAGELHTELADGRRFVLTPGVSYQVADDAEPHRSFTPTGAQLFIVD, from the coding sequence ATGAAAATAGACAATCTGCCGTTTGGTCTGACGCAGTGGGATCAGGTTGAAGAGACGATTCATCCCGGTGACCAGGGACAGGCGACGTGGCGAACCGTGAAATTTAACGATATCCGGGTTCGGATGGTTGACTACTCACCGGGCTATGTGGCCGATCACCGGTGTACCAAAGGCCATATTTTACTCTGCATGGCGGGTGAGTTACATACGGAACTGGCGGATGGCCGCCGTTTCGTACTCACGCCCGGTGTCAGCTATCAGGTGGCAGACGATGCGGAACCGCATCGTTCATTTACTCCCACCGGCGCGCAGCTCTTTATTGTTGACTGA
- a CDS encoding aspartate/glutamate racemase family protein — protein sequence MKVIGLLGGMSWESTALYYRILNQQVKQQLGGLHSAELVLYSVDFQRIEQLQAAGEWQEASEILAEAARNLERAGAQFIVLCTNTMHKVAAQISAATDIPLLHIADATGRRIQQAGVRKVGLLATRFTMEQDFYRGRLQQQFGLEVITPDEADRLFVHEVIYHELCLGEINPASRHRYREIMQTLVTQGAEAIILGCTEITLLVDATDASVPLFDTTLIHAEEAVIQALS from the coding sequence GTGAAAGTCATTGGTCTGTTAGGCGGCATGTCGTGGGAGTCTACCGCGCTCTACTACCGCATTCTCAATCAGCAGGTTAAGCAGCAGCTGGGTGGCCTGCACTCGGCGGAGCTGGTGCTTTATAGCGTCGATTTTCAGCGCATCGAACAGCTTCAGGCGGCGGGCGAGTGGCAGGAGGCGAGCGAAATCCTGGCTGAAGCGGCACGTAATCTGGAGCGGGCTGGCGCGCAGTTCATCGTGCTTTGTACTAACACCATGCATAAAGTGGCCGCGCAAATCAGCGCCGCTACAGACATCCCGCTGCTGCATATCGCCGACGCCACCGGACGTCGCATTCAGCAGGCTGGCGTGCGTAAGGTCGGATTACTGGCGACGCGGTTCACCATGGAACAGGATTTTTACCGCGGGCGACTTCAGCAGCAGTTCGGTCTGGAGGTGATCACACCTGATGAAGCGGATCGGCTGTTTGTGCATGAGGTGATTTACCACGAGCTTTGCCTGGGCGAGATCAATCCCGCCTCGCGCCATCGTTACAGGGAGATCATGCAGACGCTGGTGACGCAGGGGGCCGAGGCCATTATTCTCGGCTGCACCGAAATCACCCTGCTGGTTGATGCCACCGATGCCAGCGTGCCGCTGTTTGATACCACGCTGATCCACGCGGAAGAGGCGGTTATTCAGGCCCTGTCTTAA
- a CDS encoding MFS transporter, protein MKEKVLFPILFAVIAFFIGLNLRPMLAIIGPLFPVLQQQAGLSATSFSLLTTLPVAMMGLAALSGPWLIARIGSVRGIAAGLLCLTAACLWRGVSLTSAQLMLTALAGGAGIGVIQALMPALIRQRFAEAAATLMALFSTGIMAGAALTAASAEPLFSWLGLQPALAISGALALVTLLIWLTSVRRSTQVSAAPNAATLPVQRTLLLMIFFGIGTGAYTLVLAWLPPFYIQLGWSARHSGYLLAALTLTEVAAGFIVSATLHRFPDRRPLLLGVLVLLLTGLLSLVFYPDTMPVLSALLLGTGIGALFPLSLIVTLDHARSAREAGILLSRVQGGGYLIAALMPLVAGWVRDSGASLNQAWLIMSAGVVVLMMIAWRFRPQNSAA, encoded by the coding sequence ATGAAAGAAAAAGTGTTGTTCCCCATTCTGTTTGCCGTGATCGCTTTTTTTATCGGGCTGAACCTGCGCCCGATGCTGGCTATTATCGGGCCGCTGTTTCCGGTGTTGCAACAGCAGGCCGGGCTGTCAGCCACCTCGTTCAGCCTGCTGACCACGCTGCCGGTGGCGATGATGGGCCTGGCGGCACTCTCCGGCCCGTGGCTCATCGCCCGCATCGGATCGGTGAGGGGCATCGCCGCTGGGTTGCTTTGTCTGACGGCGGCCTGCCTGTGGCGCGGTGTTAGCCTGACCTCCGCTCAGCTGATGCTCACCGCGCTGGCGGGAGGTGCAGGGATTGGTGTGATACAGGCGCTGATGCCCGCCCTGATTCGGCAACGTTTCGCTGAAGCTGCGGCGACGCTGATGGCGCTGTTCAGCACCGGCATTATGGCGGGCGCGGCACTGACCGCTGCCAGTGCCGAACCGCTGTTCTCATGGCTGGGCCTGCAACCCGCGCTGGCGATCTCCGGCGCACTGGCCCTGGTGACGCTGCTGATCTGGCTGACCTCAGTCAGGCGATCAACGCAGGTGAGTGCGGCACCGAATGCGGCGACGTTACCTGTGCAGCGGACCCTGCTGCTGATGATCTTTTTCGGCATTGGCACCGGCGCCTACACGCTGGTGCTGGCCTGGCTGCCGCCATTCTATATTCAGCTGGGCTGGAGTGCGCGCCACAGCGGCTATCTGCTCGCTGCGCTGACCTTAACCGAAGTGGCGGCGGGATTCATCGTCTCGGCGACATTACATCGCTTTCCCGATCGCCGACCGCTGCTGCTCGGCGTGCTGGTCCTGCTGCTGACGGGGCTGCTGAGCCTGGTGTTTTATCCGGACACGATGCCGGTGCTTTCCGCGCTGTTACTGGGTACCGGCATCGGCGCACTCTTTCCGCTGTCGCTGATCGTCACGCTGGACCATGCGCGCAGCGCCAGAGAGGCGGGGATTCTGCTGTCCAGAGTGCAGGGTGGCGGATATCTGATTGCGGCATTGATGCCGCTGGTGGCGGGCTGGGTGCGTGACAGCGGCGCGTCTCTGAATCAGGCCTGGCTGATCATGAGCGCTGGCGTGGTGGTGCTGATGATGATTGCCTGGCGCTTCAGACCGCAGAACAGCGCAGCCTGA
- a CDS encoding MarR family transcriptional regulator: protein MHDHIDFVVSQWDSAMPDLDASSMRIFGRVLRLMKHLAKARSQALEPFGFQEGEFDVLATLRRAGSPYRLSPTQLYQALLVTSGAMTNRLNRLEQQQLIERVAAPDDKRSILVGLTPHGQQQIENALRVHTATQEAVLAPLAASERADLERLLKTLLLEFPGEAAD from the coding sequence ATGCACGACCATATTGATTTCGTTGTCAGCCAGTGGGACAGCGCGATGCCCGATCTTGATGCCTCATCCATGCGTATCTTTGGCAGAGTGCTGCGTCTGATGAAACATCTGGCGAAAGCGCGCAGTCAGGCGCTGGAACCGTTTGGTTTTCAGGAGGGGGAATTTGATGTGCTGGCGACACTGCGACGGGCGGGTTCGCCTTATCGCCTGTCGCCTACGCAGCTCTACCAGGCGCTGCTGGTGACCTCCGGCGCGATGACAAATCGTCTCAACCGGCTGGAGCAGCAGCAGCTGATTGAACGTGTTGCCGCGCCGGATGATAAGCGGAGCATTCTGGTGGGGCTGACGCCGCACGGGCAGCAACAGATTGAGAATGCACTCCGCGTTCATACTGCCACGCAGGAGGCGGTGCTGGCCCCGCTGGCTGCGTCAGAGCGAGCTGATCTGGAGAGGCTGCTGAAGACTCTGCTGCTGGAATTTCCCGGCGAAGCTGCAGACTAG
- a CDS encoding helix-turn-helix domain-containing protein → MTNKVNITTDAGADVASVNQAVSDSIKSWRKRQKLSLDELSRRAGVSKGMLVEIEKGAANPSIAILCKVAAALGVSVADIVNVSHAPDAWLIENSEMPVLWQGEQGGSAQMLAGTRGPDMIELWRWQMFPGELFSSTGHSSGTLELLHVEQGTLALTVGEQTLVVHQACAAVARTDMPHAYASADDQPVIFTMTVAELQR, encoded by the coding sequence ATGACCAATAAAGTCAATATAACGACCGATGCAGGTGCCGATGTCGCCAGCGTCAATCAGGCTGTTTCAGACAGTATTAAAAGCTGGCGTAAACGTCAGAAACTCTCGCTGGACGAGTTGTCCCGCCGCGCCGGTGTCAGTAAAGGGATGCTGGTCGAGATCGAAAAGGGCGCGGCTAATCCCAGTATTGCCATCCTCTGTAAAGTGGCGGCCGCGCTGGGCGTTTCGGTGGCGGATATCGTTAACGTTTCACATGCGCCAGACGCCTGGCTGATCGAAAACAGCGAAATGCCGGTGTTGTGGCAGGGCGAACAGGGCGGAAGTGCGCAGATGCTCGCCGGTACGCGCGGGCCGGATATGATCGAGCTATGGCGCTGGCAGATGTTTCCGGGCGAACTATTCAGTTCCACCGGCCACTCGTCCGGTACGCTGGAACTGCTGCACGTCGAGCAGGGCACGCTGGCATTAACCGTGGGTGAGCAGACTCTGGTGGTGCATCAGGCCTGTGCGGCGGTGGCACGAACCGATATGCCCCATGCCTATGCCAGTGCCGACGATCAGCCGGTTATCTTCACCATGACGGTGGCCGAACTGCAGCGCTGA
- a CDS encoding B3/4 domain-containing protein: MLSVDPSIDPAVFALAPGFRAMSIVVEATPITRSEIASDALKSACQQVINDDVPWADAHLVAWAEVFKAFGAKAKRTPCSAEALRKRVLRDGELPAIDPVVDLYNAISIRYALPVGGENIAAYAGEPRLVIADGSERFDTVKEGEVVYESPEPGEVIWRDDEGVTCRRWNWRQGVRTRLDASARQMWFILESLPAMPLTALQQASDDLVSGLQQMMPGAQITTTLIEAPGV; encoded by the coding sequence ATGTTATCTGTTGATCCGTCAATCGATCCCGCCGTTTTCGCGCTTGCGCCTGGCTTTCGTGCCATGAGTATTGTGGTGGAGGCGACACCGATTACCCGATCTGAGATCGCCAGCGACGCTCTGAAAAGCGCGTGCCAGCAGGTGATAAATGATGATGTGCCCTGGGCTGACGCGCATCTTGTCGCCTGGGCTGAGGTGTTTAAAGCTTTTGGTGCCAAAGCGAAACGCACGCCCTGTTCGGCTGAAGCATTACGCAAGCGCGTGCTGCGGGATGGCGAATTGCCTGCTATCGATCCGGTTGTCGATCTCTATAACGCCATCAGCATTCGATACGCCCTGCCGGTCGGTGGTGAGAATATCGCGGCATATGCGGGCGAGCCGCGTCTGGTGATTGCTGACGGCAGTGAACGTTTCGATACCGTCAAAGAGGGCGAGGTGGTTTACGAGTCACCGGAACCGGGCGAGGTGATCTGGCGTGACGATGAGGGCGTGACCTGCCGCCGCTGGAACTGGCGTCAGGGCGTGCGGACCCGACTGGATGCCAGTGCGCGTCAGATGTGGTTCATCCTGGAAAGCCTGCCAGCGATGCCGCTCACCGCACTGCAACAGGCCAGCGACGATCTTGTCTCAGGATTACAGCAGATGATGCCAGGCGCGCAGATTACGACGACGCTCATTGAAGCGCCCGGAGTCTGA
- a CDS encoding STM2901 family protein, protein MDTTEELNNTYFYAGRPNLTAGELFFIIFCEEVAEQLGVDDFGAIVAILSGRNVLTTRTKPRDALKGTSYASRAARRVFPKAKFPFGIKLPTIVGGYPPRTARILFTHKLSTFVGRAIPFVGWVILARDVADISFNSVRLYNAIARGEDKIW, encoded by the coding sequence GTGGACACGACTGAAGAACTCAATAACACTTATTTCTACGCAGGCAGACCCAACCTTACCGCTGGTGAGCTCTTTTTCATAATTTTCTGTGAAGAAGTTGCTGAACAGCTGGGGGTTGATGACTTCGGCGCGATCGTGGCCATCCTGTCCGGACGTAATGTCCTGACTACCCGCACCAAACCGCGCGATGCTCTAAAGGGAACCTCCTATGCCTCACGGGCAGCGCGCAGAGTATTTCCGAAAGCCAAATTTCCCTTCGGCATAAAGCTCCCCACCATCGTAGGGGGATACCCGCCCCGGACCGCGCGTATTCTCTTTACGCATAAGCTCAGCACCTTTGTCGGACGAGCGATACCCTTCGTGGGCTGGGTGATTCTGGCCAGAGACGTTGCCGATATCAGTTTCAATTCGGTCAGACTGTACAATGCCATCGCCCGCGGGGAGGATAAGATATGGTAG
- a CDS encoding DUF1493 family protein produces the protein MVDDTQSRVMALIEPWNGRSLLTFRKKTLTPEMSLNLDMELDPEDAAECLQNVFDAFGMDSDQVTFSLYYPKNPRDAIPLTIGMLIESVRARRWCYD, from the coding sequence ATGGTAGACGACACCCAGTCACGCGTAATGGCACTCATCGAGCCGTGGAACGGCCGCTCCCTGCTGACGTTCCGGAAAAAAACTCTCACGCCAGAGATGTCGCTCAATCTGGACATGGAGCTGGACCCGGAGGACGCTGCGGAATGCCTTCAGAACGTCTTCGATGCGTTTGGAATGGATTCTGACCAGGTGACATTCAGCCTCTACTATCCGAAAAACCCGCGCGATGCCATCCCTCTCACTATCGGGATGCTGATCGAGTCAGTACGTGCCAGACGATGGTGCTATGACTGA
- a CDS encoding NAD-dependent epimerase/dehydratase family protein, with product MEKILVTGGAGYIGSHVVEILLQNNKQVRVLDNGMFGLGSLYPFYENTHFDLIKGDLRNMSDLKKSLKNVEGVIHLGGIVGNPACSFDKLTCQDVNVTATERLAGASAEAGISRFVFASSCSVYGYGDNLFTEESELNPVDYYAESKISGEEPFLTM from the coding sequence ATGGAAAAGATACTGGTTACAGGTGGTGCAGGTTATATAGGAAGTCATGTTGTAGAAATTTTACTTCAGAATAACAAACAAGTCCGGGTGCTGGACAATGGCATGTTTGGACTCGGGTCGCTTTATCCCTTTTATGAAAATACTCATTTTGATTTAATAAAGGGTGACCTGAGAAATATGTCTGATCTTAAAAAATCACTTAAAAATGTTGAGGGTGTGATTCATCTCGGAGGGATTGTTGGTAATCCTGCGTGTAGCTTCGACAAATTAACCTGCCAGGATGTCAATGTGACAGCCACAGAACGCCTTGCCGGTGCATCAGCAGAAGCCGGCATCAGCAGGTTTGTATTTGCATCAAGCTGCAGTGTTTACGGTTATGGGGATAATCTTTTTACAGAAGAGTCCGAACTTAACCCAGTAGACTATTACGCAGAGAGTAAAATTTCTGGTGAGGAACCGTTCCTGACAATGTGA
- a CDS encoding DegT/DnrJ/EryC1/StrS family aminotransferase, producing the protein MKTTYKDLSIAVDANRFGCNRDKLAEVLLDMGIPTRKYFYPALHEMKAFRKYSHTPLPVTESIARSILCLPLYPDLSTEDAEKVARAIRTVQEHHS; encoded by the coding sequence GTGAAAACCACTTATAAAGACCTGTCGATCGCTGTCGATGCAAATCGCTTCGGCTGCAACAGGGACAAACTGGCTGAAGTACTGCTGGACATGGGAATTCCCACGCGAAAATACTTCTATCCGGCGCTGCATGAAATGAAAGCTTTCCGTAAGTACTCCCACACGCCTCTCCCCGTCACGGAAAGTATAGCGAGGAGTATCCTTTGTCTTCCTTTATATCCTGATCTTTCAACAGAGGATGCCGAAAAGGTGGCCCGAGCAATACGTACGGTTCAGGAACATCATTCATAA
- a CDS encoding NUDIX domain-containing protein has product MSYVKHIRSMIGHQLLLLAGANVIILDKHQHVLLQLRTDGSWGLPGGLLEPGESLEQTAIREVKEETNIDIHELHHLNVFSGPEYTFTLKNKDVINVITSLYYSADWSGEIINDPEEGQALEFFSLNNLPDTMDDEYLHYLRYYLERKC; this is encoded by the coding sequence ATGTCATACGTAAAACATATCAGAAGCATGATAGGCCATCAGCTTCTGCTTTTGGCAGGAGCTAACGTTATTATCCTGGACAAGCATCAACATGTGCTGCTGCAACTTCGCACAGACGGAAGCTGGGGACTTCCTGGCGGACTGCTTGAACCAGGAGAATCACTGGAACAGACGGCAATCCGTGAGGTAAAAGAAGAAACCAACATCGATATTCATGAGTTGCATCACCTGAATGTGTTTTCTGGCCCTGAATATACCTTTACTCTGAAAAATAAAGATGTGATTAATGTCATTACCTCTCTTTATTATTCAGCAGACTGGTCCGGAGAAATAATCAACGATCCGGAAGAGGGCCAAGCGCTTGAATTTTTCAGTCTGAATAACCTCCCGGATACCATGGATGATGAGTATTTACACTATCTGCGATATTATCTGGAAAGGAAATGTTAA
- a CDS encoding DUF4865 family protein: MIIMHYRFTLPADYDMGIIEQRIRLNGARLDGFPGLVAKAYLFACREDGGPNENRYAPIYFWRDASGLQRFLQSPGFATLVRDFGWPIIESWLALEGQTHLPDLAEARFLTLSRWTIAPHSDLAALPTTAGLSAWDLTRWQGVNIDALQQRPSGEPEVYRIGYLARGSAASDLRL; encoded by the coding sequence ATGATCATCATGCACTATCGTTTTACTCTGCCCGCTGACTACGACATGGGCATCATTGAACAGCGTATCAGGCTGAACGGTGCGCGGCTTGATGGCTTTCCGGGGCTGGTGGCCAAGGCATATCTCTTCGCCTGCCGTGAAGATGGCGGACCGAATGAAAATCGTTATGCCCCAATTTATTTCTGGCGGGACGCGAGTGGCCTGCAGCGATTCCTGCAAAGTCCTGGCTTCGCGACGCTGGTCAGGGATTTTGGCTGGCCGATCATCGAAAGCTGGCTGGCGCTGGAAGGGCAGACCCACCTCCCGGACCTGGCCGAAGCCCGCTTTTTGACCCTGAGCCGCTGGACGATTGCACCGCATTCTGACCTTGCAGCCCTGCCAACAACAGCAGGCTTAAGCGCCTGGGATCTGACCCGCTGGCAGGGCGTAAACATTGACGCATTGCAGCAGCGACCCTCCGGCGAGCCTGAGGTCTATCGCATCGGTTATCTGGCGCGCGGTTCAGCGGCTTCAGATCTCCGGCTGTAG